The nucleotide sequence TACAATACCTGCGTTGATGCCTATCAATTCTTCCCTCGTCATTCCTGGTTTTCTTGGAATTCCGGAAGTGATTACCGCTACTTTTGAACCAGCTGTTTTGGAATAATCTCCTGTTGTTCCGGTGATTTTGGTATCGAATCCATTGAGAGAAGCTGTCTGCATAAGATCCATTGCTTTCCCTTCTGCAAAACCCTCTTTGATATCTACCAAAACAACTTCTGAAGCGAAGTCTTTCATTGCAATGTACTCGGCGCAGCTTGCTCCCACTGCTCCAGCTCCAACTACGGTTACTTTCATAATTTGATTTTTTATTTTGTTTATTTATTTGAATTATAAAACTGCTAAACGATGATTTTTTTTAAGATTATATCTTTTATCGTACTGACGGTAAATATAATGAAACTTCCAAAGCTATATAAAAAAAAATATTCTAACATTTGTCATATTTTAAAAACTAGTAGCCCTCTACATTATAATACAAATTAAATAACAATACTGAAATGAGACTTAATATGTGATTGATATTTTGTAAATTTGCTTAGAAAAAAATTAAAAATATGTCAGAAAACAACATTAAATCTATTGCGGTTCTGACTTCTGGAGGCGATGCGCCAGGGATGAATGCCGCACTTAGAGCAGTTGTAAGAACAGCGAATCATTTTAATATAGACTGCTACGGCATCCGCGAAGGATATAATGGTCTGATTGCAGGTGATGTTACCAAAATGGGACCTCGTTCCGTAAAAAATATAATCAACCAAGGAGGAACCATTCTTAAGTCTGCCCGTTCCAAAGAGTTTATGACGTACGAAGGAAGAAAAAAAGCCTTTGAACAATGTCAGAAATTAGGTATCGACGCCTTAGTATGTATCGGTGGTGACGGAAGTTTTACCGGTGCTAAAGTTTTCAACGAAGAGTTCGGAATCAAAGTAATTGGTGTTCCGGGAACGATTGATAATGATATCTTCGGGACAGACAATACGATTGGATACGACACAGCGCTTAACACAGCAATGGACGCGATCGACAAAATCCGAGATACTGCAACATCCCATAACAGAGTTTTCTTTGTAGAAGTAATGGGACGTGATGCAGGATTCATCGCCCTGAACAGCGGTATTGCAACCGGCGCGTTGGACATTTTGATCCCTGAAAGAAAAGACAGTATGGACGATCTTTTCAGCACATTCAGAATGGCAGAAAAAGTGGGTAAATCGTCCAGCATCGTAGTGGTAGCTGAAGGTGAAGTACTTGGCAGCATCTATGATCTTGCGAAAGCAACCAAAGAAGAATTTCCAAATTATGATATCAGAGTAACCATTTTGGGTCATATCCAGAGAGGTGGCTCGCCTAGCTGTGCAGACCGAGTGCTTGCCAGCAACCTAGGATATGGAGCAGTAATAGGATTAATGGAAGGAAAAAATAAAGTAATGGTTGGTATGCAATCTAATAAAATCACTTATACGCCGATAGAGGAAGCCATCAAAAAACATAACGAAATTGATAAGAACCTGCTTCAGATTGCAGAAATTCTTGCAATGTAATCCTTAAAACAAATAAAATAACAAAACCTTAATTTTTTTAATAATATGTCAACAATTAAAGTAGGAATCAACGGATTCGGGAGAATCGGACGTTTAGT is from Epilithonimonas vandammei and encodes:
- the pfkA gene encoding 6-phosphofructokinase produces the protein MSENNIKSIAVLTSGGDAPGMNAALRAVVRTANHFNIDCYGIREGYNGLIAGDVTKMGPRSVKNIINQGGTILKSARSKEFMTYEGRKKAFEQCQKLGIDALVCIGGDGSFTGAKVFNEEFGIKVIGVPGTIDNDIFGTDNTIGYDTALNTAMDAIDKIRDTATSHNRVFFVEVMGRDAGFIALNSGIATGALDILIPERKDSMDDLFSTFRMAEKVGKSSSIVVVAEGEVLGSIYDLAKATKEEFPNYDIRVTILGHIQRGGSPSCADRVLASNLGYGAVIGLMEGKNKVMVGMQSNKITYTPIEEAIKKHNEIDKNLLQIAEILAM